The Bacteroidota bacterium genome window below encodes:
- a CDS encoding tetratricopeptide repeat-containing sensor histidine kinase, with protein sequence MQNNLPEEITESLHKLELAEGAEKIDILNSLAHYYLDKDSSRSIQYSESASQHSNSIKDDGRMANSILLQGVSRFLSNDIITALELFSTASIIFEKAGDTEKHSEVLLRIGRCQTFLGDNNGAMETQLKALKLSQSISSIKLESWAYMELGLSCWSNKDNKLALEYMNKSYELRNKHEDKRDLAAITGNLGNVYISLNDYKTAYYYFEKCLGIFKELDDHEGMGRAYINMGICLWGLEKFDDALELVNENLSLFYDLDNKEVITEAYSTLGSIYTDKNDFAKAQVYLDKALNTAKEYHLNYKFENLYEGKSRCAYLSGDYKTAYDFSLKHHEASNKRIQHASEVKAKYLTTMHEVDSLRSESEILSAKNSELSELNEALKSKSLEVERVNTINTKLLSILAHDLKNPLWTIQQVAEIQIAEPLPPEDVVEVFRELKSSANASLSMLDEVLQWGTLQVEGKNAASFSDFNFYELIEKQKEDYKLLLKSKNNRIENLVSENFTFKADINMIRFIIRNLIMNANKFMHNGVISISASDNKEHTRITVSDTGIGMKPSQVERLFDWDKRQSTDGTSGEKGTGLGLLICNEFVQNHRGEIKVESEPGKGSSFHFTISKYL encoded by the coding sequence GTGCAAAATAATTTACCCGAAGAAATAACCGAATCTCTACATAAGCTTGAGCTTGCAGAGGGAGCTGAGAAAATTGATATTCTCAACTCCCTTGCTCATTATTATTTAGATAAAGACAGTTCCAGATCAATTCAATATTCCGAATCAGCTTCGCAGCATTCCAATTCAATAAAAGATGACGGAAGAATGGCAAACAGCATTCTTCTGCAGGGAGTAAGCCGTTTTCTTTCCAACGATATCATCACAGCGCTTGAACTCTTTTCAACGGCATCTATAATCTTTGAAAAAGCCGGAGACACAGAAAAACATTCTGAAGTGCTTTTAAGAATTGGCAGATGCCAGACATTCTTAGGTGATAATAACGGTGCGATGGAAACGCAGCTCAAAGCTTTGAAGCTTTCGCAGAGTATAAGCAGCATAAAATTGGAAAGCTGGGCTTATATGGAGCTTGGTCTTTCGTGCTGGTCGAACAAGGATAATAAGCTTGCTCTTGAGTACATGAATAAATCTTACGAACTAAGAAATAAGCATGAAGATAAAAGAGACCTTGCGGCAATTACAGGAAATCTTGGCAATGTTTATATTAGCTTAAACGATTATAAAACTGCTTACTATTATTTTGAAAAATGTCTCGGAATTTTTAAAGAACTTGATGACCATGAAGGCATGGGCAGAGCATACATCAATATGGGAATCTGTCTCTGGGGTCTTGAAAAATTTGATGATGCACTTGAGTTAGTCAATGAAAACCTCAGCTTGTTTTATGACCTCGATAACAAAGAAGTAATCACAGAAGCTTATTCCACATTAGGTTCTATCTATACAGATAAAAATGATTTTGCAAAAGCACAGGTATACTTAGATAAAGCGCTTAATACTGCCAAAGAATATCATCTTAATTATAAGTTTGAAAATCTCTATGAAGGCAAATCCCGCTGCGCATATTTAAGCGGCGATTACAAAACTGCATACGATTTTTCGCTCAAACATCACGAAGCATCTAATAAAAGAATCCAGCATGCATCAGAAGTAAAAGCAAAATATCTGACAACGATGCATGAAGTTGATTCACTTAGAAGTGAATCTGAAATTCTCTCTGCAAAAAATTCAGAGCTCAGCGAGTTAAACGAAGCGCTGAAATCCAAGAGTTTAGAAGTTGAAAGAGTAAACACTATTAACACAAAACTCCTTTCAATTCTTGCCCACGATTTAAAAAATCCGTTGTGGACTATTCAACAGGTTGCTGAAATACAAATTGCAGAGCCATTGCCTCCCGAAGATGTTGTTGAAGTTTTCCGTGAGTTAAAAAGCAGCGCTAATGCATCACTAAGCATGCTCGATGAAGTTCTTCAATGGGGAACATTACAGGTTGAGGGGAAAAACGCTGCTTCATTTTCTGATTTTAATTTTTATGAACTTATAGAAAAGCAAAAGGAAGATTACAAGCTTTTGCTGAAATCAAAGAATAACAGAATAGAAAATCTTGTAAGCGAAAATTTTACTTTCAAAGCTGATATAAATATGATAAGATTTATTATCAGAAATCTTATCATGAATGCAAACAAATTTATGCATAACGGAGTTATTTCTATTAGTGCTTCGGATAACAAAGAGCATACGCGAATAACTGTTTCCGATACAGGAATCGGAATGAAGCCTTCGCAGGTTGAAAGGCTTTTCGACTGGGATAAAAGGCAAAGTACAGACGGTACTTCCGGGGAAAAAGGCACCGGACTCGGTCTTCTTATCTGCAATGAGTTTGTACAAAATCATCGCGGTGAAATAAAAGTTGAAAGCGAACCGGGCAAAGGCAGCAGTTTTCATTTTACTATTTCAAAATATTTATAA
- a CDS encoding tetratricopeptide repeat protein, with the protein MDNINDVSDLLNQLENTEGTEKIDVLNKLAVSHFNIDVIKAVNFSFQAKTLSEELNDKERLAKSLLLLGKGYYRIPDFLSAIDHLSTSAFIAEEIENIPAQIEALTALGMSLNFAGDFSRALDSQYKALNLCVQTANKSGESECLMQIGLSYLGNKENDMALEFLNKALQIRLKSGTKMELASVLGNLGNIHINLEKHEKALEYFEQCKALFEELGNKVQTGRAYMNMGISYGALGRYEEAVDYVNTGLKAFLLVSDKEPVCKCIYTLGYIFAEQKNYEKAIQYYDEAIIIGEEYKLIHTLEHIYGAKSDAAAKLEDYKTAYEYYIKSHSMVEDRLKKTSDFKTRYLNVAHKVDKLQEESAILSERNAKLKELNDRLTLLNNEKSEFLGIAAHDLKNPLSSISLSASTLKKYLDTLPHEKIISHLERIENTSTKMKNIVTNLINMNIIETGEYKIKKEELNLSALISYIIDDFQHRAVEKNIQIIFNEPKEIKITTDENAIYSILDNLISNAIKYSHPNSSVYLNLEKKDNIIIKIKDNGLGIQESEKDKVFQKFSRISNKPTGGENSTGLGLSIVKKLTELIGGNINFESEYGKGTTFTLELPR; encoded by the coding sequence ATGGATAATATTAATGATGTATCGGACCTGTTAAACCAACTTGAAAATACTGAAGGAACCGAAAAAATTGATGTACTCAACAAATTAGCTGTAAGTCATTTCAATATAGATGTTATTAAAGCTGTCAACTTTTCTTTCCAGGCAAAAACACTTTCCGAAGAGCTGAATGATAAAGAAAGACTGGCAAAAAGTTTACTGCTTCTCGGCAAAGGCTATTACAGAATTCCTGACTTTCTCTCTGCAATAGACCACCTTTCCACTTCAGCATTTATAGCAGAAGAAATTGAAAATATTCCCGCACAGATAGAAGCGTTAACTGCTCTTGGAATGTCACTGAACTTTGCAGGTGATTTTTCCCGCGCATTGGATTCACAATACAAAGCTCTCAACCTTTGTGTTCAAACAGCAAATAAAAGCGGCGAAAGCGAGTGTCTCATGCAAATAGGTCTCTCATATCTAGGTAACAAAGAGAACGATATGGCTCTCGAATTTCTTAACAAAGCCCTTCAGATAAGACTTAAATCCGGTACTAAAATGGAGCTGGCATCTGTGCTTGGCAATCTCGGCAATATACATATCAATCTTGAAAAACATGAAAAAGCACTGGAGTATTTTGAACAATGCAAGGCGCTTTTTGAAGAGCTGGGAAACAAAGTGCAAACAGGCAGAGCGTATATGAATATGGGCATCAGCTACGGAGCATTGGGCAGATACGAAGAAGCAGTTGATTATGTTAACACGGGTTTAAAAGCTTTTCTTCTTGTAAGTGATAAAGAACCCGTTTGTAAATGCATATATACTTTAGGTTATATTTTTGCCGAACAAAAAAATTATGAGAAAGCCATTCAATATTATGATGAAGCAATTATCATAGGAGAAGAATACAAATTGATTCATACACTTGAACATATTTACGGCGCAAAATCAGATGCTGCTGCAAAACTTGAAGATTATAAAACTGCTTACGAATATTACATTAAAAGCCATAGTATGGTTGAAGACAGACTTAAGAAGACTTCTGATTTTAAAACCCGTTATCTTAATGTTGCACACAAAGTCGATAAGCTGCAGGAAGAATCTGCAATTCTTTCAGAAAGAAATGCAAAGCTAAAAGAACTTAACGACAGACTTACTTTGCTCAACAATGAAAAAAGTGAATTCCTTGGAATAGCTGCGCACGATTTAAAAAATCCATTAAGCTCTATTTCACTTTCAGCATCAACATTAAAAAAATATCTAGATACTCTTCCGCATGAAAAAATCATAAGCCATCTTGAACGCATCGAGAATACATCGACTAAAATGAAGAACATTGTAACAAACCTGATTAACATGAACATCATAGAAACCGGTGAATACAAAATAAAAAAAGAAGAACTCAATTTATCAGCGCTTATCAGTTACATAATAGATGATTTCCAGCACAGAGCTGTTGAAAAAAATATTCAGATTATTTTCAATGAACCCAAAGAAATAAAAATTACAACCGATGAAAATGCTATATATAGTATTTTAGATAATCTGATATCAAATGCAATAAAGTACTCGCATCCGAATTCTTCCGTCTATCTCAATCTGGAAAAAAAAGATAATATTATTATTAAGATAAAAGATAATGGACTCGGAATACAGGAGTCCGAAAAAGATAAAGTATTCCAGAAATTCTCACGTATATCCAATAAACCCACAGGAGGAGAGAACTCAACAGGTTTGGGTTTATCCATAGTGAAAAAACTGACCGAACTCATCGGAGGCAATATAAACTTCGA